A window from Vigna angularis cultivar LongXiaoDou No.4 chromosome 7, ASM1680809v1, whole genome shotgun sequence encodes these proteins:
- the LOC108337089 gene encoding subtilisin-like protease Glyma18g48580, translated as MRVMTFSVFKLLLSSFLLCSFLQEPTNALRKTYIVYLGGHSHGPDPSPTDLETATNSHHELLASVLGSHEDAKEAIMYSYNKHINGFAALLEEKEAAEIAEYPEVVSVFLSKEHKLHTTRSWDFLGLEKNGKVAENSAWTKARYGENTIIANIDTGVWPEHPSFNDKGYGAVPEKWRGKGVCEIDSYNTTQKNFCNRKLIGARIFLKNREAEVGKIERAFRSARDFVGHGSHTLSTAGGRFVPGANVERNGKGTAKGGSPKARLVAYKACWNKLDTGGCHEADLLAAFDHAIYDGVDVISASIGWSDPYTEALLTDGISIGSFHAVEKNIVVVCSAGNDGPSPSSVTNVAPWSFTVAASTMDRDFLSTLALGKDKHVQVASLNRGFRRNERKFYPIIFSVKAKLRNASADDARVCKPGTLDPTKVKGKILVCLRSDKLQSVKEGEQGKLAGAVAVLVQNDKESGNLLLAENQVLPAGSISGTDTNYANVTAAGKSSGGGIFAYLSAAKTHLNVKPAPIMAGFSSRGPSLVQPLILKPDITGPGVGIIAAFSQAASPSNLASDTRRTLFNVQQGTSMACPHVAGIAGLLKTYHPTWSPAAIKSAIMTTATTLDNTKKPIQNAFDKVATPFEYGAGHVQPNLAIEPGLVYDLNTTDYLNFLCASGYNQALLKFFANLEVPYKCPKSFKIEDLNYPSITVHHPTSKPKHVTRTVTNVGPPGKYTVSTNPPKGIKIVVEPSSLTFTKTGEKQTFHVTLQAIGVPHGLPLFGNLSWTDGKHTVTSPITVL; from the exons ATGAGAGTGATGACATTCTCCGTCTTCAAACTTCTTCTGTCTTCATTCCTTCTCTGCAGTTTCTTGCAGGAACCCACCAATGCCCTTAGAAAG ACGTACATTGTGTACTTGGGAGGACACTCTCATGGTCCAGACCCTTCTCCCACTGATCTTGAAACAGCAACAAATTCCCATCATGAATTACTCGCTTCTGTCTTAGGAAG TCATGAGGACGCAAAGGAAGCAATTATGTACTCTTACAACAAGCATATCAATGGCTTCGCGGCCTTGCTCGAAGAGAAAGAAGCAGCAGAAATAGCAG AGTACCCAGAGGTAGTTTCTGTTTTCTTGAGCAAAGAGCACAAATTGCACACTACCAGGTCATGGGATTTCCTGGGACTGGAAAAGAATGGAAAAGTTGCTGAAAACTCTGCTTGGACCAAAGCAAGATATGGGGAAAACACAATCATAGCCAACATTGATACAG GAGTTTGGCCGGAGCACCCAAGCTTTAACGACAAAGGATACGGGGCAGTACCTGAAAAGTGGCGTGGGAAAGGTGTTTGTGAAATTGACAGTTATAACACTACACAGAAAAATTTCTGTAACAG GAAGTTGATTGGAGCAAGAATATTCTTGAAGAATCGGGAGGCGGAAGTTGGGAAGATTGAGAGAGCGTTCCGCAGTGCACGTGACTTCGTAGGGCATGGGAGCCACACTTTATCAACTGCAGGTGGTAGATTTGTTCCTGGTGCGAATGTAGAACGTAATGGCAAAGGTACTGCTAAGGGAGGGTCCCCAAAAGCTCGCCTTGTGGCCTACAAAGCATGTTGGAATAAACTGGACACAGGAGGGTGCCACGAAGCAGATTTACTGGCAGCATTTGATCATGCAATTTATGATGGCGTTGATGTCATCTCCGCCTCTATTGGTTGGTCCGATCCCTACACGGAAGCTCTGTTAACTGATGGTATTTCTATAGGATCATTCCATGCAGTCGAAAAAAATATTGTCGTTGTTTGCTCTGCTGGAAATGATGGCCCCTCACCTTCATCTGTCACAAACGTCGCACCCTGGTCCTTCACCGTTGCTGCCAGCACCATGGATAGGGATTTCCTCAGCACCCTTGCTCTTGGCAAGGACAAACACGTTCAG GTTGCCAGTCTTAATCGAGGCTTTCGACGAAATGAGCGAAAGTTCTATCCCATCATATTTTCGGTCAAAGCAAAGCTTCGTAATGCCTCCGCTGATGACGC GCGTGTTTGCAAACCGGGAACTCTTGATCCTACCAAAGTAAAAGGGAAAATACTTGTCTGCCTTCGAAGTGATAAATTACAATCTGTTAAAGAGGGTGAACAGGGTAAACTTGCCGGTGCTGTGGCAGTTTTGGTGCAGAATGATAAGGAAAGTGGAAATTTACTTCTGGCCGAAAATCAAGTTTTACCTGCTGGAAGTATAAGTGGAACGGATACTAATTATGCCAATGTTACAGCCGCCGGTAAAAGCAGCGGTGGCGG GATATTTGCCTACTTGAGTGCTGCAAAAACACATCTAAATGTAAAGCCAGCTCCAATCATGGCTGGATTCTCATCTAGGGGTCCTAGTCTGGTGCAACCGTTGATACTAAAG CCTGACATAACTGGTCCGGGTGTGGGTATAATTGCTGCCTTTTCACAAGCCGCCAGCCCATCTAATCTTGCATCAGATACAAGAAGGACTCTTTTTAATGTGCAACAAGGAACCTCTATGGCCTGTCCTCATGTTGCTGGCATTGCGGGTCTTCTCAAAACGTACCATCCAACCTGGAGTCCCGCAGCCATCAAATCTGCTATTATGACTACAG CTACTACTTTAGATAACACGAAGAAACCAATTCAGAACGCATTTGATAAGGTAGCAACTCCATTTGAATACGGTGCCGGACACGTTCAACCTAACCTTGCAATAGAACCTGGACTTGTTTATGATCTAAACACAACTGATTACTTGAATTTCTTATGTGCTTCTGGTTACAATCAAGCCCTTCTCAAGTTTTTTGCCAATTTGGAAGTCCCTTACAAATGTCCAAAGTCTTTCAAAATTGAAGATCTTAACTACCCTTCAATTACAGTACATCATCCCACTTCAAAGCCTAAGCATGTTACTCGCACTGTTACAAACGTTGGGCCTCCAGGGAAATATACTGTGAGTACTAATCCACCCAAAGGGATTAAGATTGTTGTTGAACCAAGTTCCTTGACTTTTACGAAAACCGGAGAAAAGCAGACGTTTCATGTTACTCTGCAGGCAATTGGAGTGCCCCATGGGTTACCCTTATTTGGGAATTTATCTTGGACAGATGGCAAACACACAGTAACCAGTCCAATCACTGTGCTTTAA
- the LOC108337202 gene encoding subtilisin-like protease Glyma18g48580 has translation MRVMAFSIFKLLLSSFLLCSFLQEPTNALRKTYIVYLGGHSHGPDPSPTDLETATNFHHQLLASVLGSHEDAKEAIMYSYNKHINGFAALLEEEAAAEIAEYPEVISVFLSKEHKLHTTRSWDFLGLEKNGKVPANSAWTKARYGENTIIANIDTGVWPEHPSFNDRGYGAVPSKWRGKGVCEIDSFNTTQKYFCNRKLIGARVFLKNREAEGGEIERAFRSARDFVGHGSHTLSTAGGNFVPGANVERNGRGTAKGGSPKARVVAYKACWNKLDTGGCHEADLLAAFDHAIYDGVDVISASVGWSDPYKEALLTDGISIGSFHAVAKNIVVVCSAGNDGPSRSSVKNVAPWSFTVAASTMDRDFLSTICLGKKKHLQGASLNRGLPRTKRKFYPVISSVNAKLRNASVNDARVCKPGTLDPAKVRGKILICLRSDKLQSVKEGEQGKLAGAVAVFVQNDEQSGNLLLAENQVLPAASISGTNTNYGNVTGGGSGMFAYLSAAKTYLNVKPAPIMAGFSSRGPSLVQPLILKPDITGPGVGIIAAFSQAAGPSNLASDTRRTLFNVQQGTSMACPHVAGIAGLLKTYHPTWSPAAIKSAIMTTATTLDNTNKPIRDAFDKVATPFEYGAGLVRPNLAIDPGLVYDLNTTDYLNFLCASGYNQALLTLFSNYKISYKCPESYRIEDLNYPSITVHHPASKPINVTRIVTNVGPPGTYVVNAHGPRGIKVRVLPTSLTFKRTGEKKRFWVILQAIATPRGLPLFGNLIWTDGKHNVTSPITVL, from the exons ATGAGAGTGATGGCATTCTCCATCTTCAAACTTCTTCTGTCATCATTCCTTCTCTGCAGTTTCTTGCAGGAACCCACCAATGCCCTTAGAAAG ACGTACATTGTGTACTTGGGAGGACACTCTCATGGTCCAGACCCTTCTCCCACTGATCTTGAAACAGCAACAAATTTCCATCATCAATTACTCGCTTCTGTCTTGGGAAG TCATGAGGATGCAAAGGAAGCAATCATGTACTCTTACAACAAGCATATCAATGGCTTCGCGGCCTTGCTCGAAGAGGAAGCAGCAGCAGAAATAGCAG AGTACCCAGAGGTAATTTCTGTTTTCTTGAGCAAAGAGCACAAATTGCACACTACCAGGTCATGGGATTTTCTGGGACTGGAAAAGAATGGAAAAGTTCCTGCAAACTCTGCTTGGACCAAAGCAAGATATGGTGAAAACACAATCATAGCTAACATTGATACAG GAGTTTGGCCGGAACACCCGAGTTTTAACGACAGAGGATACGGGGCAGTGCCTTCAAAGTGGCGTGGGAAAGGTGTTTGTGAAATTGACAGTTTCAACACTACACAAAAATATTTCTGTAACAG GAAGCTGATTGGAGCAAGAGTATTCCTGAAGAATCGCGAGGCGGAAGGTGGGGAGATTGAGAGAGCGTTCCGCAGCGCACGTGACTTTGTAGGGCATGGGAGCCACACTTTATCAACCGCAGGTGGTAATTTTGTTCCTGGTGCGAACGTAGAACGTAATGGCAGAGGCACTGCTAAGGGAGGGTCTCCAAAAGCTCGTGTCGTGGCCTACAAAGCATGTTGGAATAAACTGGACACAGGAGGGTGCCACGAAGCAGATTTACTGGCAGCATTTGATCATGCAATTTATGATGGCGTTGATGTCATCTCCGCCTCTGTTGGTTGGTCCGATCCCTACAAGGAAGCTCTGTTAACCGATGGTATTTCCATTGGATCATTCCATGCAGTTGCCAAAAATATTGTCGTTGTTTGCTCTGCTGGAAATGATGGCCCCTCACGTTCATCCGTCAAAAACGTTGCACCTTGGTCTTTCACTGTTGCTGCCAGCACCATGGATAGGGATTTCCTCAGCACCATTTGTCTTGGCAAGAAAAAACACCTTCAG GGTGCCAGTCTTAATCGAGGCTTGCCACGAACCAAGCGAAAGTTCTATCCCGTTATATCTTCTGTCAACGCAAAACTTCGAAATGCTTCCGTTAATGATGC GCGTGTTTGCAAACCAGGAACACTTGATCCTGCCAAAGTAAGAGGGAAAATACTTATCTGCCTTCGAAGTGATAAATTACAATCTGTTAAAGAGGGCGAACAGGGTAAACTTGCCGGTGCTGTGGCAGTTTTTGTGCAGAATGATGAGCAAAGCGGAAATTTACTTCTGGCAGAAAATCAAGTTTTACCTGCTGCAAGTATAAGTGGAACGAATACTAATTATGGCAATGTTACAGGCGGCGGTAGCGG GATGTTTGCCTACTTGAGTGCTGCAAAAACATATCTAAATGTAAAGCCAGCTCCAATCATGGCTGGATTCTCATCTAGGGGTCCTAGTCTGGTGCAACCGTTGATACTAAAg CCTGACATAACTGGTCCGGGTGTGGGTATAATTGCTGCCTTTTCACAAGCCGCCGGCCCATCTAATCTTGCATCAGATACACGAAGGACTCTTTTCAATGTGCAACAAGGAACCTCTATGGCCTGTCCTCATGTTGCTGGCATTGCGGGTCTTCTCAAAACGTACCACCCAACCTGGAGTCCCGCAGCTATCAAATCTGCTATTATGACTACAG CTACAACTCTAGATAACACGAATAAACCAATTCGGGATGCATTTGATAAGGTAGCAACTCCATTCGAGTACGGAGCTGGACTTGTTCGGCCTAACCTTGCAATAGACCCTGGACTCGTTTATGATCTAAACACAACTGATTACTTGAACTTCTTGTGTGCTTCTGGTTACAATCAAGCTCTACTCACGTTGTTTTCCAATTATAAAATCTCTTACAAATGTCCCGAGTCTTACAGAATCGAGGATCTGAATTATCCTTCTATTACGGTGCATCATCCTGCCTCAAAGCCTATAAATGTTACTCGCATTGTTACAAACGTTGGGCCTCCAGGCACGTATGTTGTGAATGCTCATGGGCCCAGGGGGATAAAGGTTCGTGTCCTACCAACCTCCTTGACTTTTAAGAGAACTGGAGAAAAGAAGAGGTTTTGGGTTATTCTGCAGGCAATTGCAACGCCCCGTGGGTTACCTTTATTTGGGAATTTGATTTGGACAGATGGCAAACACAATGTAACCAGTCCTATTACAGTGTTGTAA